The genomic window AAAGGAGTTGTCATGAACCGTGCGTTTCGATTCCCGGCATGGTGCTCCGCGTCCGCGCTTGTCGTTCTCGGCAGCGCGTTTCTCATGTTGGTGGGCGCGGGGCCGGCCTTGGGGCAGACGGAGGCCAAGTACGTCGGCTCCGCCGCCTGCAAGGATTGCCACGACAAGCAGGTTGCGCAGTTCGATGCAGGCGCCCACGGCCGGGCCGAGAAGGACGGTGCGGTGGTCGCGAAGGTGGTGGGGTGTGAGTCCTGCCACGGGCCGGCCTCGCTGCACGTGGCCGCCGGCGGCAACGCCGACGATCCGGGCTTCAAGACGGTCCGGAACTTCAAGAAGTTCCCCGCGGACAAGGTGCTCGAGATCTGCGGCTCCTGCCACAAGGGCGGCGACCAGTTCTACGCCCAGCACAGCGTCCACACCCGCAACAACGTTTCCTGCGTGGACTGCCACGACATCCACCACGCCAAGAACGAGAAGACCACCCGGCTCCTGGCGGCGGACAACACCAACGCGCTGTGCCTGAAGTGCCACACCGACAAGCGCGCCCAGATCGCGCGCTCGGCGCACATGCCGGTCAAGGAAGGCGGCATGACCTGCGCGGACTGCCACAATCCCCACGGCTCCCCGGCCCCGGGGATGCTCAAGGCCGCCTCGGGCAACGACCTGTGCCTGAGCTGCCACGCGGACAAGCGCGGCCCGTTCCTGTGGGAGCACGCTCCCGTCCGGGAGAACTGCATGAGCTGCCACGAGCCCCACGGGAGCAGCAACCCGCGGATGCTGAACGCGCGCCAGCCCCGCCTGTGTCAGCGCTGTCACATCTACAACCGGCACCCCAGCACTCTCTACGACCAGCCCGAGC from Candidatus Eisenbacteria bacterium includes these protein-coding regions:
- a CDS encoding DmsE family decaheme c-type cytochrome; this encodes MNRAFRFPAWCSASALVVLGSAFLMLVGAGPALGQTEAKYVGSAACKDCHDKQVAQFDAGAHGRAEKDGAVVAKVVGCESCHGPASLHVAAGGNADDPGFKTVRNFKKFPADKVLEICGSCHKGGDQFYAQHSVHTRNNVSCVDCHDIHHAKNEKTTRLLAADNTNALCLKCHTDKRAQIARSAHMPVKEGGMTCADCHNPHGSPAPGMLKAASGNDLCLSCHADKRGPFLWEHAPVRENCMSCHEPHGSSNPRMLNARQPRLCQRCHIYNRHPSTLYDQPELTSRSSRPINRACLNCHSMIHGSNHPSGKTFVK